The following proteins are encoded in a genomic region of Streptomyces lunaelactis:
- a CDS encoding GntR family transcriptional regulator encodes MDYPNDQAPGAPVRSGIPEHGRIPKYYAVKAHISLLIEELGEGGLLPTERDLAERYEVSRETVRQALRELLLEGRLRRQGRGTVVAGPKLEQPLSLASYTEGVRRQGRRPGRNLISLDRFPCSDALAAEIGAARGEPVWHMERVLLADDERVGLESTYVSVARVPRLDSDFDPDSSFYGYLRERLGISFGDADERIETVLATPREALLIGAPPALPMLLIHRVSRDTAGRPLERVRTLYRGDRFSFTTHLGNGG; translated from the coding sequence GTGGACTACCCGAACGACCAGGCGCCCGGCGCCCCTGTCCGCTCCGGCATTCCGGAGCACGGACGCATCCCGAAGTACTACGCCGTCAAGGCCCATATCTCCCTCCTGATCGAGGAGTTGGGCGAAGGAGGACTGCTGCCGACCGAGCGCGATCTCGCCGAACGGTACGAGGTCTCGCGCGAGACGGTGCGCCAGGCGCTGCGTGAGCTGCTGCTCGAAGGCCGGCTCCGCCGCCAGGGGCGGGGCACCGTCGTCGCCGGGCCCAAGCTGGAGCAGCCGCTCTCGCTCGCCAGCTACACCGAGGGCGTACGCCGCCAGGGGCGCAGGCCCGGCCGAAACCTGATCAGTCTCGACCGGTTCCCCTGCTCCGACGCGCTGGCCGCCGAGATCGGGGCGGCGCGCGGTGAGCCCGTGTGGCACATGGAGCGGGTGCTGCTCGCCGACGACGAGCGGGTCGGCCTGGAGAGTACGTACGTCTCCGTCGCCCGAGTGCCGCGCCTGGACAGCGACTTCGACCCCGACTCGTCCTTCTACGGCTATCTCCGTGAGCGGCTCGGGATCTCCTTCGGCGATGCGGACGAGCGGATCGAGACGGTGCTCGCGACGCCGCGCGAGGCGCTGCTGATCGGCGCCCCGCCGGCGCTGCCCATGCTGCTGATCCACCGCGTCTCGCGGGACACGGCGGGCAGGCCGCTGGAGCGGGTGCGCACGCTCTATCGCGGCGACCGCTTCAGCTTCACCACGCATCTGGGCAACGGGGGCTGA
- a CDS encoding heme-degrading domain-containing protein — MTTPAPAPLTVDELVAQERRLTLRRFTYEDAWLLGSLLVELAREHRSPVAIDIRRGGQQLFHCALPGSSADNDAWIDRKRRVVERYGESSFLVGTRHREKGRTFEESSRLDPDTYAAHGGSFPINVEGAGVIGSVTVSGLPQAEDHAMVVEALDRFIAA, encoded by the coding sequence GTGACCACGCCCGCACCCGCACCGCTCACCGTCGACGAGCTGGTCGCCCAGGAGCGCCGGCTGACCCTGCGCCGGTTCACATACGAGGACGCGTGGCTGCTCGGCAGCCTGCTGGTCGAGCTGGCCCGCGAGCACCGTTCGCCGGTCGCGATCGACATCCGGCGCGGCGGCCAGCAGCTGTTCCACTGCGCGCTGCCGGGGTCGAGCGCCGACAACGACGCGTGGATCGACCGCAAGCGCCGCGTCGTCGAGCGCTACGGCGAGAGCTCGTTCCTGGTCGGCACGCGGCACCGCGAGAAGGGCAGGACGTTCGAGGAGTCCTCGCGCCTGGACCCGGACACGTACGCGGCCCACGGCGGCTCGTTCCCGATCAACGTCGAGGGTGCGGGCGTGATCGGCTCGGTCACGGTCTCGGGCCTGCCCCAGGCGGAGGACCACGCGATGGTGGTCGAGGCCCTGGACCGCTTCATCGCGGCGTGA
- a CDS encoding Gfo/Idh/MocA family oxidoreductase, translating into MTGTATRTPLRVGLVGYGLAGSVFHAPLIVATEGLALDTIVTSNPERQKQALAEFPGVRFADSPDELWERADELDLVVIASPNKTHVPIATAALRAGLAVVVDKPIAGTAAEARELAALAEERGLPLSVFQNRRWDNDFLTLQKLIADGELGDVQRFESRFERWRPQLKGGWRESGDPQEIGGLLYDLGSHVVDQALTLFGPVVRVYAEADVRRPGAETDDDTFIALTHANGVRSHLYASATTAQLGPRFRVLGSTAGYVKHGLDPQEADLRDGKRPSGSGDERWGKEPESLWGRVGAGESPLTGGGRPVETLPGDYPAYYAAIATAVREGTAPPVTAHEAAAALDVLEAARRSAREGVTVEVSK; encoded by the coding sequence ATGACTGGCACCGCCACCCGCACCCCCCTCCGCGTCGGACTCGTCGGCTACGGCCTGGCGGGCTCCGTCTTCCACGCCCCGCTGATCGTGGCGACCGAGGGCCTCGCCCTCGACACGATCGTCACGTCGAACCCGGAGCGGCAGAAGCAGGCCCTCGCCGAATTCCCCGGCGTACGCTTCGCGGACTCGCCCGACGAGCTGTGGGAGCGGGCCGACGAGCTCGATCTGGTCGTGATCGCCTCGCCGAACAAGACCCATGTCCCGATCGCCACCGCCGCGCTCAGGGCCGGACTCGCGGTCGTCGTCGACAAGCCCATCGCCGGTACCGCCGCCGAGGCGCGTGAGCTCGCCGCCCTCGCCGAGGAGCGCGGCCTGCCGCTCTCCGTCTTCCAGAACCGCCGCTGGGACAACGACTTCCTGACCCTCCAGAAGCTGATCGCGGACGGTGAGCTCGGTGACGTACAGCGCTTCGAGTCCCGCTTCGAGCGGTGGCGCCCGCAGCTCAAGGGCGGCTGGCGCGAGTCGGGCGACCCGCAGGAGATCGGCGGTCTGCTGTACGACCTGGGCAGCCATGTCGTCGACCAGGCGCTGACCCTCTTCGGCCCGGTCGTACGGGTGTACGCCGAGGCCGATGTCCGCCGGCCGGGCGCCGAGACCGACGACGACACGTTCATCGCGCTCACGCATGCGAACGGCGTCCGCTCGCACCTGTACGCGAGCGCCACCACCGCGCAGCTCGGCCCGCGCTTCCGGGTGCTCGGCTCGACGGCCGGTTACGTGAAGCACGGCCTGGACCCGCAGGAGGCGGACCTGCGCGACGGCAAGCGCCCGTCCGGGTCCGGGGACGAGCGCTGGGGCAAGGAGCCCGAGTCGCTGTGGGGCCGCGTCGGCGCGGGAGAGTCCCCGCTGACCGGCGGCGGCCGCCCGGTCGAGACACTGCCGGGCGACTACCCGGCGTACTACGCGGCGATCGCGACGGCCGTGCGCGAGGGTACGGCCCCGCCCGTCACCGCCCACGAGGCGGCGGCCGCCCTGGACGTCCTGGAGGCCGCGCGCCGCTCCGCCCGCGAGGGCGTCACCGTGGAGGTCTCCAAGTGA
- a CDS encoding TIGR03364 family FAD-dependent oxidoreductase, whose translation MRVIVVGAGVVGTMHAWHAVERGHEVVQIERESEARGASLRNFGQIWVSGRAGGEELDTALRARELWESIGERVPGLGFRAIGSLTPVRNDLELAVAEAAVARPDAAARGYKLVTAAEARRINPALRGTFTAALWCERDAAVEPRPAQLALKQALLASGRYAYLGGREVREVLGAGSVRDDHGDIHTGDAVVLCPGATLSGLVRELAPGLPVRRVRLQMMQTDPLGEPLTTSVADADSFRYYPAYASEALDALNAEQAQAPTAAAHKMQLLMVQRGDGGLTIGDTHEYEHPFAFDTVEDPYEHVAAVAESFLGRPLPRIRRRWAGVYAQCTDTSRVVHRQQVRDGVWLVTGPGGRGMTCSPAIAETTANELGW comes from the coding sequence GTGAGAGTCATCGTCGTAGGAGCCGGCGTGGTGGGAACCATGCACGCCTGGCACGCAGTGGAACGCGGCCACGAGGTCGTACAGATCGAGCGAGAGAGCGAGGCGCGCGGCGCGAGTCTGCGCAACTTCGGCCAGATATGGGTCAGCGGCCGGGCGGGCGGCGAGGAGCTCGACACCGCACTGCGCGCCCGCGAGCTGTGGGAGTCCATCGGGGAGCGCGTGCCCGGGCTCGGATTCCGGGCGATCGGCTCGCTCACTCCCGTACGGAACGACCTGGAACTGGCCGTCGCCGAGGCGGCCGTGGCCAGGCCGGACGCGGCGGCCCGCGGCTACAAGCTCGTCACAGCCGCCGAGGCGCGCCGGATCAACCCCGCCCTGCGCGGCACCTTCACCGCCGCGCTCTGGTGCGAACGGGACGCCGCCGTCGAACCGCGCCCCGCCCAACTCGCCCTCAAACAAGCCCTGTTGGCCTCCGGCCGGTACGCCTACCTCGGCGGGCGCGAGGTCCGCGAGGTGCTCGGTGCGGGATCCGTCCGCGACGACCACGGCGACATACACACCGGCGACGCCGTCGTCCTCTGCCCGGGCGCCACGCTCTCCGGTCTCGTCCGCGAGCTCGCCCCCGGCCTTCCCGTGCGCCGCGTCCGCCTCCAGATGATGCAGACCGACCCGCTCGGCGAGCCGCTCACCACCTCCGTCGCCGACGCGGACAGCTTCCGCTACTACCCGGCGTACGCGAGCGAGGCCCTGGACGCGCTCAACGCGGAACAGGCCCAGGCGCCGACCGCCGCCGCGCACAAGATGCAGCTGCTGATGGTGCAGCGCGGCGACGGCGGGCTGACCATCGGCGACACCCACGAGTACGAGCACCCCTTCGCCTTCGACACCGTCGAGGACCCGTACGAGCACGTCGCGGCCGTCGCCGAGTCCTTCCTCGGCCGGCCGCTGCCGAGAATCCGCCGCCGCTGGGCCGGGGTGTACGCGCAGTGCACCGACACCTCCCGCGTGGTGCACCGGCAGCAGGTACGGGACGGGGTGTGGCTGGTGACCGGGCCCGGGGGGCGCGGCATGACCTGCTCGCCCGCCATCGCCGAAACGACCGCGAACGAACTGGGCTGGTGA
- a CDS encoding ROK family transcriptional regulator → MGATGATEATGVAGASGANLPALRGRNAALVLDLLRTAGEGGISRMELAERTGLTPQAVSKITARLREEGLAEEAGRRASTGGRPGTVLRLIPSAGHAVGVHLDRDELTTVLLDLAGAVVGAHTVPLHLGVGALAVVETVAREVEALLESARVLGVGVAMPGPLDHLTGMPQRVTGFPQWEGFPLRDALAARLGLPVVVDKDTNAAALGLALRGPGDSFAYLHVSTGLGAGLVLGGALYRGARTGAGEFGHQVIQLDGPVCSCGKRGCIEVLCLAAVRRGDLDRASRVLGTAAANLVALLDIDRVLLGGRVIAAEAGPFVRGVGELVGVPVALAEGGAHIVAGGAAQLVLAPLFGRAEASPAAPTIG, encoded by the coding sequence ATGGGAGCTACCGGAGCTACGGAAGCCACGGGCGTCGCCGGAGCGTCGGGTGCGAACCTGCCGGCGCTGCGCGGCCGCAACGCCGCGCTGGTGCTGGATCTGCTGCGTACGGCGGGGGAGGGCGGCATCAGCCGCATGGAGCTCGCCGAGCGCACCGGGCTCACCCCGCAGGCGGTCAGCAAGATCACGGCCCGGCTGCGCGAGGAGGGCCTGGCGGAGGAGGCCGGCCGCCGCGCGTCCACGGGCGGCAGACCGGGCACGGTGCTGCGGCTGATCCCGTCGGCGGGCCACGCGGTGGGCGTGCACCTGGACCGGGACGAGCTGACGACGGTGCTGCTGGATCTGGCGGGTGCCGTCGTGGGCGCGCATACGGTTCCGCTGCACCTGGGGGTGGGGGCGCTGGCGGTGGTGGAGACGGTGGCGCGCGAGGTGGAGGCGCTGCTGGAGTCAGCACGCGTCCTCGGTGTCGGCGTGGCCATGCCCGGGCCCCTCGATCACCTCACCGGCATGCCCCAGCGCGTCACCGGGTTCCCGCAGTGGGAGGGGTTTCCCCTCCGGGACGCGCTCGCCGCGCGGCTCGGGCTGCCCGTGGTGGTCGACAAGGACACCAACGCCGCCGCCCTCGGGCTCGCCCTGCGCGGGCCCGGGGACTCCTTCGCGTATCTCCATGTCAGTACGGGGCTCGGCGCCGGGCTCGTCCTCGGCGGGGCCCTCTATCGCGGGGCGCGCACCGGAGCGGGGGAGTTCGGGCATCAGGTCATCCAGCTGGACGGGCCCGTGTGCAGCTGCGGGAAGCGCGGCTGTATCGAGGTGCTCTGCCTCGCCGCTGTCCGCCGCGGCGACCTCGACCGGGCCTCCCGCGTCCTTGGTACCGCCGCCGCGAACCTCGTCGCGCTGCTCGACATCGACCGCGTCCTGCTCGGCGGCCGTGTCATCGCCGCGGAGGCCGGGCCCTTCGTACGGGGAGTCGGTGAGCTCGTCGGCGTCCCCGTGGCCCTCGCCGAAGGCGGCGCGCACATCGTCGCGGGAGGCGCTGCGCAGCTGGTGCTCGCGCCCCTGTTCGGGCGGGCCGAGGCGTCACCCGCCGCACCGACAATAGGCTGA